In the genome of Leptospira inadai serovar Lyme str. 10, one region contains:
- a CDS encoding amino acid-binding protein, protein MIEFNYKEEYGVYRVTLKTSETAPGTLHKMVKAMFFMGFEILSGDIRTVKEGESLISYDEFLLRSDETDSRIKASKLGILMSSVFSDEKVLEEMIQTSSEIDIRNTFYLSKDSQLEFEDLPDSSATKFYLEAPDRKGLLYFVTGVLKDLGINILSGEVRTDGTTNKALDTFLLTDSRTETGFAGSSVEERVRRYILQSSLNQV, encoded by the coding sequence ATGATCGAATTCAATTATAAAGAAGAATACGGGGTTTATCGGGTCACCTTAAAGACTTCGGAAACGGCACCAGGTACTCTTCATAAAATGGTTAAGGCCATGTTCTTTATGGGATTTGAGATCCTTTCCGGCGATATTCGGACCGTAAAGGAAGGCGAATCCCTCATTAGCTACGATGAATTTCTTTTGCGTTCCGATGAGACGGATTCGCGAATTAAAGCTTCAAAGCTGGGTATTCTTATGTCTTCAGTTTTCTCCGACGAGAAAGTATTGGAAGAAATGATCCAAACTTCAAGCGAAATCGATATTCGGAACACATTCTATCTTAGTAAAGACTCTCAACTCGAATTCGAAGATTTGCCGGACAGTTCCGCCACGAAATTTTATTTGGAAGCACCGGATAGAAAGGGCCTCCTTTATTTTGTAACCGGTGTTTTGAAGGATCTGGGAATCAATATTTTATCGGGCGAGGTTCGTACGGACGGGACGACCAATAAAGCCTTGGATACCTTCTTATTAACCGACTCGCGTACGGAGACAGGTTTTGCTGGGTCCTCCGT
- a CDS encoding ABC transporter ATP-binding protein, whose translation MTNKQKFKDGFRLGKNPATFPNNPTNAPKAPPGSQAARGSYSSSLGPNLVSGDLSQDSPLLILRGLARFFRKYKLRLVVVLGLLLVEILVYSTIPFSFKFLIDEAIIGKNQTVLYITGILLVGGTILITAVGTVRDYLYNWVSARAIRDMREELFLHLQRVSLDFYGNARMGDILSRFSSDLSALENAVLAAIPWGISPILEAIFGTALLFALDWRLGAIATLTWPVTFLGPIFFSKRSTQASYDRKGEEAKVLNAVEESVSAQNLIRVYDLDKLFWERFRGNCDRLFNVSLRLGLTNSYLERSASGGILMLQAVLLISGAWFAFHGLVSVGSLAAFLPPFLNLSYSLLYVSQYFPTLNQASGSAKRILEILRTPVFEQDLNRSVSPSEFRNMIRLEDVHFRYKGRNKNLNGVDLEIPKGSYTIILGPSGSGKSTIFKMLLGIIEPNQGNVTLDGLDMDKIHRPALHSLIGIVFQDTFLFHTSILENIRMGCPNASAEEAIEAAKLAEIHEFISSLPDGYETVVGDKGTRLSGGEKQRIALARAMVRNPQILLLDEATSALDPVTEARILKTLQKLREGRTIVSVTHRLTGLHAADQVLVMKNGILEPYHSSEGEAAPIPAIGL comes from the coding sequence ATGACAAATAAACAGAAATTCAAAGACGGCTTCCGTTTGGGAAAAAATCCCGCTACGTTCCCGAACAATCCAACCAATGCACCAAAAGCTCCGCCTGGAAGTCAGGCGGCTAGGGGATCATATTCCTCATCTCTCGGACCCAATTTAGTCTCGGGAGATCTGTCTCAGGATTCTCCTTTGTTGATTTTACGGGGATTGGCCCGCTTCTTCCGAAAATACAAACTTAGATTGGTTGTAGTACTCGGACTTTTATTGGTGGAAATTTTGGTTTATTCCACGATTCCTTTTTCCTTTAAGTTTCTAATCGACGAAGCTATTATTGGAAAGAACCAAACCGTACTTTATATTACCGGAATTTTATTAGTCGGCGGAACGATTTTAATTACCGCCGTCGGAACCGTTCGAGATTATTTATACAACTGGGTTTCTGCGAGAGCGATTCGCGATATGCGGGAAGAATTATTTCTGCATTTGCAAAGAGTCAGTTTGGATTTCTACGGGAATGCAAGAATGGGAGACATCCTCTCCAGATTTTCTTCCGATCTATCTGCGCTTGAGAATGCGGTTTTAGCAGCGATCCCCTGGGGAATATCTCCGATTCTTGAGGCAATTTTCGGAACGGCTTTATTATTCGCTCTAGATTGGAGACTCGGTGCGATAGCAACGTTAACGTGGCCCGTAACGTTTCTTGGGCCGATCTTTTTCTCGAAGCGTTCCACTCAAGCCAGCTATGATCGCAAGGGAGAAGAAGCTAAAGTTTTAAATGCGGTAGAAGAATCGGTATCCGCCCAAAACCTGATCCGAGTTTATGATTTGGATAAGCTCTTCTGGGAGCGATTCCGTGGAAACTGCGATCGGCTATTTAACGTTTCTTTAAGATTGGGACTTACCAATTCGTATTTAGAACGTTCCGCCTCGGGTGGAATTTTAATGCTACAAGCGGTTCTATTGATTTCGGGCGCATGGTTTGCATTTCACGGATTGGTAAGCGTCGGATCGTTGGCCGCTTTCCTACCCCCGTTTTTAAATTTGAGTTATTCTCTTCTATATGTCTCACAATATTTTCCCACATTGAATCAGGCAAGCGGGTCAGCTAAGCGAATACTGGAAATTCTGCGGACTCCAGTCTTTGAGCAAGACCTCAATCGTTCCGTTTCTCCTTCCGAATTTAGAAACATGATTCGCTTAGAAGACGTTCATTTTCGATATAAGGGCAGAAATAAGAATTTAAACGGGGTCGATCTTGAAATCCCGAAAGGAAGTTATACGATCATTCTAGGGCCGAGCGGTTCCGGAAAAAGCACCATCTTTAAAATGCTTTTGGGAATTATCGAACCAAACCAAGGTAATGTCACTTTGGACGGCTTGGATATGGATAAAATCCATAGGCCTGCCTTACATTCGTTGATAGGAATCGTATTCCAAGATACGTTCTTGTTTCATACCAGTATTTTAGAGAATATCCGGATGGGTTGCCCGAACGCCAGTGCGGAAGAAGCGATAGAAGCGGCCAAACTCGCAGAAATCCATGAATTTATTTCCTCCTTGCCGGACGGATACGAGACCGTCGTAGGCGATAAGGGAACCAGACTTTCCGGTGGCGAAAAACAGAGGATCGCTTTGGCCCGCGCCATGGTTCGAAATCCGCAAATCCTATTGTTAGACGAAGCCACGTCGGCATTAGACCCGGTTACGGAAGCTAGGATTCTGAAAACCCTGCAAAAATTACGGGAAGGAAGGACTATCGTTTCAGTAACCCACAGATTGACCGGCTTGCACGCAGCAGATCAAGTGCTCGTTATGAAAAACGGAATCCTAGAACCCTACCATTCCTCCGAAGGGGAGGCAGCTCCTATTCCGGCTATCGGACTTTGA
- a CDS encoding SET domain-containing protein, protein MLKVPTYVADSPIGGLGLFAGRDIEPGELIWEYHPKTVWILTQTEVESLPERLRELIHTYSYLYEGKWFFCVDNSRFMNHSDDSNTLEDKTGISEGASNPMGKDRAVRKIKAGEELTCNYKQFDQNWNEKLPT, encoded by the coding sequence ATGCTGAAAGTACCTACGTATGTAGCCGACTCTCCTATCGGTGGGTTAGGCCTCTTTGCCGGTCGCGACATCGAACCGGGAGAATTAATTTGGGAATACCATCCTAAGACCGTCTGGATATTAACTCAGACGGAAGTAGAATCGCTTCCTGAGCGCTTACGCGAGTTAATTCATACTTATTCCTATCTTTACGAAGGAAAGTGGTTTTTCTGCGTTGATAACTCGCGTTTTATGAATCACAGCGACGATTCCAATACTCTGGAAGACAAAACCGGCATATCGGAAGGGGCTAGTAATCCGATGGGAAAAGACCGGGCCGTTCGTAAAATAAAAGCGGGCGAAGAGCTAACTTGCAATTACAAGCAGTTCGATCAAAATTGGAACGAAAAACTTCCGACTTAA
- a CDS encoding sigma-54-dependent Fis family transcriptional regulator, with protein sequence MNSTLDPDRLLDLILERCIQICEVGSGSLMLINRQDEVLDIVTFRGMNPSVRTKVKLRVGEGITGIVAASGEGMIVNDVTQNPHYISIKDDILSELAVPMIVEDEVIGVISLDSSRKQAFSEEHLELVSTLANMAAQIFKNLQTFRQLEQKNKIQQVLIDISRTVTSTLILQEIFDDIMERLDKSLNLERGSIVLFDPEKNILKLTGAYGLTADEMEKGVYLPGEGVTGKVYESGEALIIESIVNDDNFLNRMGNVTHFKNNPENVSFLAAPIKSDTDVLGVVSVFFVHKKYVDLKTYLDFLQVVASIIYQAIRIQKLIDEEKREISRENVLLKRELKNKYKFGSLIGKSKPMEKLFEMIQLVSDSRASVLITGESGTGKEMIASAIHYNSSRADKPFIKINCAAIPENLLESELFGHKKGSFTGAVADKKGKFEMADTGTIFLDEIGEMDLNLQSKLLRVLQEKEIEAVGSVKPKKIDVRIIAATNANLEELISQKLFRADLFYRLNVVNMVTPPLRDRPEDIPLLINHFITKYTIENTKKIKGITREAHKLLMSYSWPGNVRELENVIERAVVLSQSEMLDIQDFSEINGRILYGDEGESIDVGDPDTSMEVASSRFSPAHLDALDGRAMEVVVGEVEARLIKYAMKKFKYTKTRVAKFLGINRNTLDKKIKDLKIDY encoded by the coding sequence ATGAATTCGACCTTGGACCCCGATCGTCTTCTGGATTTAATTTTGGAGCGATGCATCCAGATTTGTGAAGTCGGTTCCGGCTCCTTAATGCTTATTAATCGACAAGATGAAGTTCTCGATATCGTTACGTTTCGAGGAATGAATCCCTCGGTCCGCACAAAAGTAAAGCTTAGAGTCGGGGAAGGGATTACAGGCATTGTAGCGGCTTCCGGGGAAGGAATGATCGTCAACGACGTCACGCAAAACCCGCATTATATTTCTATTAAGGATGATATCCTTTCGGAACTGGCAGTACCGATGATCGTCGAAGACGAAGTCATCGGCGTTATCTCTTTGGATTCAAGCCGCAAGCAAGCCTTCTCGGAAGAGCATCTAGAACTCGTGTCTACTTTGGCCAATATGGCCGCTCAGATATTCAAAAACTTGCAAACGTTTAGGCAACTTGAACAGAAAAATAAAATCCAGCAGGTTCTGATCGATATTTCTAGAACGGTAACTTCCACGCTCATTTTGCAGGAAATATTCGATGATATTATGGAGCGCCTGGATAAGTCTCTCAATTTGGAGAGAGGTTCGATCGTTCTATTCGACCCCGAGAAGAATATTTTAAAACTCACCGGTGCTTACGGACTTACCGCGGATGAAATGGAAAAAGGGGTCTATCTTCCCGGCGAAGGAGTCACCGGAAAAGTATATGAATCGGGTGAGGCGCTGATCATCGAATCGATCGTTAACGATGATAATTTTTTAAACCGAATGGGGAATGTGACCCATTTCAAAAACAACCCGGAAAACGTAAGTTTTTTGGCGGCTCCGATAAAATCGGATACCGATGTGCTCGGAGTAGTCAGCGTTTTCTTTGTTCATAAGAAATATGTGGATTTAAAGACATACTTAGATTTTCTTCAAGTCGTCGCCTCGATCATATATCAGGCGATTCGAATTCAAAAACTGATCGATGAAGAGAAGAGAGAGATTTCGAGGGAGAACGTTTTACTCAAACGCGAGCTGAAGAATAAATATAAATTCGGTTCGCTTATCGGAAAATCCAAACCGATGGAAAAATTATTCGAGATGATTCAGCTGGTTTCGGATTCTCGCGCTTCCGTTTTAATAACCGGAGAATCCGGTACCGGAAAGGAGATGATAGCTTCCGCGATTCATTACAATTCCTCTCGCGCGGATAAACCTTTCATTAAGATAAATTGTGCGGCGATTCCTGAAAACCTGCTGGAATCGGAGCTTTTCGGTCATAAGAAAGGATCCTTTACCGGCGCCGTAGCCGACAAGAAAGGAAAATTTGAAATGGCGGATACCGGTACGATTTTCTTGGATGAAATCGGAGAAATGGATTTGAATCTTCAATCCAAACTGCTTCGCGTTTTGCAGGAAAAGGAAATCGAAGCGGTCGGTTCCGTTAAACCTAAAAAAATAGATGTTCGTATTATCGCGGCTACAAACGCGAATCTAGAGGAATTGATCAGTCAAAAATTATTCCGGGCGGATTTGTTTTATCGTTTGAATGTTGTGAACATGGTCACACCTCCATTACGCGATCGTCCCGAAGATATTCCGTTATTAATCAATCACTTCATTACGAAATACACCATAGAGAATACTAAGAAGATAAAAGGTATCACGAGAGAAGCTCATAAACTATTGATGAGCTACAGTTGGCCGGGTAACGTTCGGGAATTGGAAAACGTTATCGAAAGAGCGGTGGTTCTTTCTCAGTCCGAAATGCTGGATATTCAGGATTTTTCCGAAATCAACGGAAGGATTCTTTACGGCGACGAAGGCGAGTCCATCGACGTGGGCGATCCGGACACTTCTATGGAAGTCGCAAGTTCCCGTTTTTCTCCGGCCCATCTAGATGCCTTGGACGGACGAGCAATGGAAGTAGTCGTCGGGGAAGTCGAAGCGAGGTTGATCAAATACGCGATGAAAAAATTCAAATACACCAAGACTAGAGTGGCAAAATTTCTTGGTATCAACCGAAACACCTTAGATAAAAAAATTAAAGATTTAAAAATCGATTATTAA
- a CDS encoding SpoIIE family protein phosphatase has product MSCVFCGEERIPDGIFQTGKFFCRSCTREWILEKRKNTRARPPDGPSLTNEVLLEFLSLFNTSPSLDDLLQNFTNLAFRKLGLPGISVMVYEPRLDRILVKSCKNRQGPSLERLAFRMEIRKGEDSGPLSQCVETCQSVYYKFAEQKHKQIKQYGRLNRVVSALCVPIHLKKEVLGLINVDYEKDDPYQVERDKYFLELIASQFATTLKNRILFEVSQTQSRNFRNLHSAALKLSSLGFKYRTEIFRVILLSLTEFSDSEIYGILEKHSSNEDKNLVKGHFLTGSPTAPELKLNRELKGDWEILSKNRDEDGVLLLDTSELPDWKRLGFGKKNLALLPVLNSENSNIWILLAKDPALHWSPEEVEVLNAFAIQSGISIQNFNLFHQRAEKERMDREIEIAKELQRSLLPRKIPDQKGYEFGGLMIPAAGVGGDYYDFITDPADNETYICIGDVSGKGVPAGIVMATVRTVIHSLVRRNPSTWEIIGTVNTYLYQNYFKDSLFPRFMSLTMIHWNRNGNRFLFSGGGQGSIFVYRDVSGVLEEISTGGIVLGIDSNVTEFENQGEFYLGKGDFFLMGTDGIWEALNPQGERYEMERLKDCILRNRNESLPLLLDKILIDIKHFTGEREQADDITLVGLRRLM; this is encoded by the coding sequence ATGTCCTGCGTGTTTTGCGGCGAAGAACGAATTCCCGATGGGATTTTCCAAACCGGTAAGTTCTTTTGCAGATCCTGCACTCGAGAATGGATCCTCGAGAAGAGAAAGAATACTCGCGCCCGCCCTCCAGATGGACCTAGTCTTACCAACGAGGTTCTTTTAGAATTTTTATCCTTATTCAATACGAGTCCCAGCCTGGACGACCTTCTCCAGAACTTTACAAACCTTGCATTTAGAAAACTGGGTTTACCCGGAATTTCAGTAATGGTCTATGAGCCTCGACTAGATAGGATTCTAGTAAAGTCCTGCAAAAACAGACAGGGGCCCTCTTTGGAAAGATTGGCCTTTCGAATGGAAATTAGAAAAGGCGAGGATAGCGGACCCTTGAGTCAGTGCGTGGAAACATGCCAATCCGTATATTATAAATTCGCGGAGCAAAAACATAAACAAATCAAGCAGTACGGTCGCTTAAATCGAGTGGTGTCCGCGCTATGCGTACCGATTCATCTAAAAAAAGAGGTTTTAGGCCTTATTAACGTCGATTATGAGAAAGACGATCCTTACCAAGTGGAAAGAGATAAATATTTTTTAGAACTGATTGCAAGCCAATTCGCCACCACTTTAAAGAACAGAATTCTTTTCGAAGTTTCGCAGACCCAATCCAGAAACTTCCGCAATTTACATTCCGCCGCGCTAAAATTAAGCAGCTTAGGATTCAAATACAGAACCGAAATTTTTAGGGTCATCCTTTTATCTTTAACGGAGTTTTCCGATAGCGAGATATATGGAATTCTCGAAAAACATTCCTCGAATGAGGATAAGAATTTGGTCAAAGGCCATTTTCTGACGGGCAGCCCGACTGCTCCGGAGTTAAAATTAAACAGAGAGCTCAAAGGAGATTGGGAAATTCTTTCCAAAAATAGGGATGAAGACGGCGTTTTGCTTTTGGATACTTCGGAGTTACCCGATTGGAAGCGACTCGGCTTCGGAAAGAAAAATTTGGCCCTTTTACCCGTTTTAAATTCGGAGAATTCGAACATATGGATTCTATTGGCAAAAGATCCGGCTCTTCACTGGAGTCCCGAAGAAGTCGAAGTACTAAATGCGTTTGCGATTCAATCGGGAATTTCGATCCAAAACTTCAATTTGTTCCATCAGCGGGCCGAGAAAGAGAGAATGGATCGAGAAATCGAGATCGCAAAGGAATTGCAAAGATCTCTTCTTCCGAGAAAAATTCCGGATCAAAAGGGCTATGAATTCGGAGGTCTGATGATTCCTGCCGCCGGGGTGGGCGGAGACTATTATGATTTTATAACGGACCCTGCCGATAACGAGACTTACATTTGCATCGGAGACGTAAGCGGTAAGGGGGTTCCGGCAGGAATCGTTATGGCAACGGTGCGAACGGTGATACATTCTTTGGTTCGGAGAAACCCGAGTACTTGGGAAATTATCGGGACCGTAAACACTTACTTATACCAAAATTACTTTAAAGATTCGTTATTTCCTAGGTTCATGTCCCTTACTATGATTCATTGGAATCGTAACGGGAATCGATTTTTATTCAGTGGCGGCGGTCAAGGGAGCATTTTTGTCTACAGGGACGTTTCGGGCGTGCTGGAAGAAATCTCTACCGGCGGTATCGTTCTCGGAATCGATTCGAACGTAACGGAGTTTGAAAATCAGGGCGAATTCTACCTCGGTAAAGGAGATTTTTTCCTAATGGGAACGGACGGAATTTGGGAAGCCCTGAATCCGCAAGGCGAAAGATACGAAATGGAACGGTTGAAAGATTGCATTCTGAGAAACCGCAACGAATCGTTGCCGCTTCTATTGGACAAGATTCTAATCGATATAAAACACTTTACCGGAGAGAGGGAGCAAGCGGACGATATCACTTTAGTCGGTCTCAGACGATTAATGTGA
- the tilS gene encoding tRNA lysidine(34) synthetase TilS gives MADENTVLENSFSILWENLNEYQELLRSKTAIIAYSGGKDSSLLLQFYIWLKRKNRLSNDPILFHLDHSIRDNSIQETSIVKYLEELGFRFIIKKKNIPRFSLKTGFSLEESGRALRYKNLHRIANELQGYIVTGHHSEDYLETIFIQLIRGGGWNSLKTLNVFENNRFRPLMLLPEKDRKYFIANPGWPVFEDESNGSRLYLRNRIRLDLIPLLLKEGANSEKIYRNFHDLEAPRLKLKEKGNAFSSGEEMVRKIAGQILESEPPSICKYVIDLHLKSLHLHPVSSNFLKDLLSKIDSRSSFSLENKDAWFWKSVSSDLYILAKNAPFFRELSFDPKTGFLRWNGKTKRIPPDCYPRSNQEGDKIRQGGIHRDLSELLREREIPVPIRKMLPILKRDGKTVMVCLRMWDARIEDIVSDDFRGAF, from the coding sequence ATGGCTGATGAAAACACAGTACTCGAAAATTCATTTTCCATTTTATGGGAAAATTTGAACGAATACCAAGAGTTACTCCGATCCAAAACCGCAATCATCGCGTATTCGGGGGGAAAAGATTCTTCCTTATTACTGCAATTTTACATCTGGCTAAAAAGGAAAAATCGGCTGTCGAACGATCCGATTCTTTTTCATCTCGACCACTCTATCCGAGACAATTCGATTCAAGAAACATCGATCGTGAAATACCTCGAGGAACTCGGATTTCGATTCATCATCAAAAAAAAAAATATTCCAAGGTTCTCTCTCAAAACCGGCTTCAGCCTCGAAGAATCCGGAAGGGCTCTTCGTTACAAAAACCTCCATCGTATAGCGAACGAATTACAAGGTTATATAGTTACCGGTCATCATTCGGAAGATTATCTTGAGACGATCTTCATTCAACTGATTCGAGGCGGTGGATGGAATTCTCTAAAAACTTTAAACGTTTTTGAAAATAACCGGTTTCGCCCTCTTATGCTTCTTCCCGAAAAGGACAGAAAATATTTTATCGCAAATCCGGGCTGGCCTGTCTTTGAGGATGAGTCCAATGGTTCGCGCTTGTACCTTAGGAATAGGATTAGATTGGATTTGATTCCGCTCCTATTGAAAGAAGGCGCAAATTCGGAGAAAATTTACCGGAATTTCCACGATTTGGAAGCGCCCCGACTCAAATTAAAAGAAAAAGGCAACGCGTTTTCCTCAGGTGAGGAGATGGTCCGGAAGATCGCCGGACAAATTTTAGAATCAGAGCCTCCCTCGATTTGCAAATATGTTATAGATTTGCATCTCAAAAGCTTACACCTACATCCGGTTTCGAGTAATTTTCTAAAAGACCTACTATCCAAAATAGATTCTCGTTCTTCCTTTTCTCTGGAAAATAAAGATGCTTGGTTTTGGAAAAGCGTATCGTCTGATCTTTATATTCTAGCAAAAAATGCGCCTTTTTTTCGGGAATTATCATTTGACCCCAAAACTGGATTTTTGCGATGGAACGGTAAAACGAAGAGAATCCCGCCGGATTGCTATCCTAGGTCGAACCAGGAAGGCGATAAAATTCGGCAAGGGGGAATCCACAGGGATCTATCGGAGTTACTTCGTGAAAGAGAGATCCCGGTTCCGATCAGAAAAATGCTACCCATTCTGAAACGGGACGGGAAAACTGTAATGGTCTGTCTCCGTATGTGGGATGCTAGGATCGAGGATATCGTATCCGATGATTTCCGGGGAGCGTTTTAA
- the yihA gene encoding ribosome biogenesis GTP-binding protein YihA/YsxC, whose protein sequence is MSEEVQETKPDPFFREVRFYSSYADASKVPSRGIPHIAFAGRSNSGKSRLLNAIVERKSLAKVSASPGKTKLLNFFLVSKSLYLVDTPGFGYSANSHKDHEQMMNLLMNYLNTARDLKCLFLLSDAQRELPEEELELIGTCFERGMKPVLIRTKVDKLNQSDLSKLRKKMKAIQGLYPMLEVVLVSPKFGKGLPELRKIIETMMKTIILPIEEEPIPDEAQGQG, encoded by the coding sequence ATGTCGGAAGAGGTTCAAGAAACGAAACCCGATCCATTCTTCCGGGAGGTAAGATTCTACTCCTCCTATGCCGATGCCTCCAAAGTTCCGTCTCGGGGCATTCCGCATATTGCGTTTGCGGGTCGATCGAATTCCGGGAAATCAAGACTGTTAAACGCCATTGTTGAGCGAAAGTCCTTGGCCAAAGTTTCCGCCTCGCCGGGTAAAACCAAACTTCTTAACTTCTTTCTCGTATCAAAATCTTTGTATTTAGTCGATACCCCCGGATTCGGTTACTCGGCCAATTCGCATAAGGATCATGAGCAAATGATGAATTTGCTCATGAACTATTTGAATACTGCGAGAGACCTTAAATGTCTTTTTTTACTTTCGGATGCCCAAAGAGAACTACCGGAAGAAGAGTTAGAGCTGATTGGAACATGTTTCGAGCGGGGCATGAAGCCCGTCTTAATTCGAACAAAAGTGGACAAACTAAACCAATCCGATCTTTCCAAACTGAGAAAGAAAATGAAGGCGATCCAAGGACTTTACCCGATGCTTGAAGTCGTACTCGTTTCTCCTAAGTTCGGTAAGGGACTTCCAGAACTTAGGAAAATCATAGAGACTATGATGAAGACGATCATTTTACCGATCGAAGAAGAGCCTATTCCCGACGAAGCCCAGGGGCAAGGATAG
- a CDS encoding PilZ domain-containing protein has protein sequence MQRLEIGEKTSSQGEPDALADKRFYIRFRKENKVRISQGEEWLDGVLIDISMMGVSLFSGRDWPIGSRLKIMSQLFSCQLDAEIIRKDELRTGNRYALVFHDLSDSAIIEILNKIAKFRE, from the coding sequence ATGCAAAGACTAGAGATCGGGGAAAAGACGTCTTCCCAAGGCGAACCCGATGCCTTAGCGGATAAAAGATTTTATATACGATTCCGTAAGGAAAACAAAGTTCGAATTTCGCAGGGGGAAGAGTGGTTGGATGGAGTTCTCATCGACATTTCAATGATGGGAGTTTCTTTGTTTTCGGGTAGGGATTGGCCGATAGGTTCGAGATTAAAAATTATGTCGCAACTTTTCTCCTGCCAACTCGACGCGGAAATTATTCGAAAGGATGAGTTGCGGACCGGAAATCGTTACGCCTTAGTTTTCCACGATTTATCGGATTCGGCGATCATCGAAATTTTAAATAAAATAGCGAAGTTCCGAGAATGA
- a CDS encoding MBL fold metallo-hydrolase, with protein sequence MKIKLYGVRGSLPTPLAASDYTSKLEKILEKAYQEFSEKDRNFSVSEFIGRLDRLLARPIGGNTTCIYVESSTGERLIIDCGSGMRQLGNDLLKEGIAKGGNIAICLTHTHWDHIQGWPFFKPAYIPSVNIEFLSTIPNLKERLERQQHPENFPVTLDSMPSRKKFTLLEKNKPFKIGGFTITPFLLRHPGNCTGYHIEENGKRFLFCTDLEVREEDLDEIQELRRTFGKIDLLVIDAQYSSEEATSKIGWGHTSGRIAVKCGEILEVDRLVLTHHEPDHSDEDVLKIFTSEKEGSVLQNIILAYEFDTFVL encoded by the coding sequence GTGAAAATAAAACTTTATGGTGTCCGGGGCTCTCTTCCCACTCCTCTCGCCGCTTCCGATTATACAAGTAAGCTGGAGAAAATCCTCGAAAAAGCATATCAGGAATTTTCCGAAAAAGACCGGAACTTTTCGGTTTCGGAATTTATCGGGCGACTCGATCGTCTTTTGGCGCGGCCGATAGGCGGAAACACTACATGCATTTACGTTGAATCTTCGACCGGAGAACGGCTTATTATCGATTGCGGTTCCGGGATGAGACAATTAGGAAACGACCTCCTGAAAGAGGGCATCGCTAAAGGCGGCAATATTGCCATTTGTCTTACGCATACTCATTGGGATCATATTCAGGGCTGGCCGTTCTTTAAGCCGGCCTACATCCCGTCCGTGAATATAGAGTTTCTTTCAACGATACCCAATTTGAAGGAGCGGCTGGAGCGTCAGCAGCACCCGGAGAATTTTCCGGTGACTTTAGATTCCATGCCTTCCCGAAAGAAGTTTACTCTGCTCGAAAAAAACAAACCCTTCAAAATCGGCGGCTTTACGATTACTCCATTTTTACTTCGGCATCCGGGCAATTGCACAGGCTACCATATCGAAGAAAATGGGAAACGCTTTCTATTTTGTACCGATCTCGAAGTCAGAGAAGAAGATTTGGACGAAATTCAAGAACTTAGAAGAACTTTCGGTAAAATCGACTTGCTCGTGATCGATGCCCAATATAGCAGCGAGGAAGCGACCAGTAAAATCGGTTGGGGTCATACATCCGGAAGGATCGCGGTAAAATGCGGCGAGATATTGGAAGTAGATCGTTTAGTTTTGACTCACCATGAACCGGATCATAGCGACGAGGATGTTCTCAAAATATTTACTTCCGAAAAAGAAGGTAGCGTCCTACAAAATATTATCCTCGCTTACGAATTTGACACGTTCGTTCTATAA